One window of Sphingobacteriales bacterium genomic DNA carries:
- a CDS encoding putative toxin-antitoxin system toxin component, PIN family — MKIQKVVFDTNIWVSYIIKARLTDLTRLILDNDLTIYRSEKLTQELTEVISRKKFSGYLSLPIINYISFYKSLTKNIKPKIVYGNSPDPNDNFLFELAIAAKATHIVTGDKILSALGTV; from the coding sequence ATGAAGATACAGAAAGTAGTATTTGACACTAATATATGGGTTAGTTACATAATTAAAGCAAGACTTACAGATTTAACCCGCCTCATACTTGATAATGATTTAACCATTTACCGCTCCGAAAAACTTACCCAGGAACTAACTGAAGTAATAAGCAGAAAAAAATTTTCAGGGTATCTTTCACTTCCAATAATAAACTATATCTCGTTTTACAAAAGTTTAACAAAAAACATTAAGCCTAAAATTGTTTACGGCAATTCTCCTGACCCAAACGACAATTTTTTGTTTGAATTAGCAATTGCTGCGAAAGCAACACATATAGTAACCGGCGATAAAATTTTATCAGCACTTGGTACTGTTTAA
- a CDS encoding GyrI-like domain-containing protein, with the protein MIPRIETTNEKKLVGNRLTMSFVNHKAGELWKKFMPRRKDIKNNLSNDLISMAVYKPAHFTNFKPANEFERWATVEVSDFDHVPFGMETFVLPSGLYAVFDYKGLSTDHSIFQYILGTWLPGSGFELDDRPHFEVLGEKYKNNDPTSEEEIWIPIKRNRK; encoded by the coding sequence ATGATACCAAGAATTGAAACAACAAATGAAAAGAAATTAGTCGGAAACCGGCTAACAATGAGTTTTGTAAACCACAAAGCGGGTGAACTTTGGAAGAAGTTTATGCCAAGGCGAAAAGACATAAAAAACAACTTGTCTAACGACCTGATTTCAATGGCAGTTTACAAGCCGGCACATTTTACAAACTTCAAACCGGCTAACGAATTTGAAAGGTGGGCAACAGTTGAAGTTTCCGACTTTGACCATGTGCCTTTCGGTATGGAAACTTTTGTTTTGCCAAGTGGACTCTACGCTGTTTTTGACTACAAAGGGTTAAGCACAGACCATTCGATTTTTCAATACATTTTGGGAACCTGGTTACCGGGTTCCGGCTTCGAATTGGATGACAGACCTCATTTTGAGGTATTAGGTGAGAAATACAAAAACAACGACCCAACATCCGAAGAAGAAATTTGGATACCTATAAAACGAAATAGAAAGTAA